The genomic stretch AATAATGTGGTTTATGTAAAATGGATGGATAAAGTTGCTTTTGAACATTGGGCATATTTAACTAGAAACAATCCTTTACCAGAATATGTTTGGGTTGTAATTAAGCACGAAATTGAATATTTAAAACAAGCTGTAATTGGCGATGTAATTACTGTAAAAACTTGGGTTGGTGAAACAAAAGGTTTTAAATCTGAACGTTTAATGGAGTTTTATAAAAATAAAATTTTACTTGTAAAAGCTAAAACTGTTTGGGGAATGTTAGATGCTAAAAGCTATAAACCTTCTAGAATTAGAGAAAATGTTCTAAAAGTATTACAACCTGTTAAATAAAAGTATCTTTGCACAAAATTTAGAGACAAAATGGCATCATTTTCAGAATTAGGTATCAAACCTTCATATATAAAATCGATTAAAGAATTAGGTATTTCTAAACCAACAGAAATTCAAGAAAAAGCAATTCCTGTATTAATAAAATCGAAAACAGATTTTATTGGTTTAGCGCAAACAGGTACGGGTAAAACTGCAGCTTTTGGATTGCCTATTTTACACCATATTGATGCTAAATCTGATTATATTCAAACGTTAATTTTGTCACCAACTAGAGAATTGGTTCAGCAAATTAAAAAGCAACTTTTTAAGTTTACGAAATTTAATGAAGATAAAATTTTTGTTGAAGCTGTTTTTGGTGGAGAAAAAATTGACAGACAAATCAATAATCTAAAAAGAACTACTCATATTGTAGTTGCTACACCTGGTAGATTAATCGATTTAATAGAAAGAGGAGATATTGATATTAGACATGTAAAAACAGTTGTTTTAGATGAGGCTGATGAAATGTTGAGTATGGGTTTTAAACAAGATTTAAATAGAATTTTAAAATTCTCTTCTCAAAGTAATCGTAATACTTGGTTGTTTTCTGCAACAATGCCAGAAGAAATTAAGCGTATTATTAAAACTTACATGGATGCTAATGCGCCAAGAATCGAAGTCAATAAAAATGCTTTGGTAAATGCAAATATTAGACATCAATTTGTAAAAACTACTTTAAAAACGAAAGCAGATGATATTGTTACGTTTTTAGAAAAAAGAGGTACGCAAAGAGGTATTATATTTTGTAGAACTAAAGCAGGTGCGCAAAATCTTGCAAATTTTTTAATAGAAGAAGGTTTTTCTGCAGGCGCTTTAGAAGGTGATATGCAACAAAAAGAGCGTGATAAAGTTATGCGTGCTTTCAAAAAAGAAAATTTACAATATTTAGTTTCTACAGATGTTTCTGCTCGTGGTATCGATGTTAGTGGTTTAGAATTTGTAATTCATCATCAATTACCAGAACAGTTAGAATATTATACACACAGAAGTGGTAGAACCGCAAGAGCAGGAAATACCGGTACTTCTTTGGCTTTTATTCTTTCTAATGAATTAGATAAAGTACATCAAATTCAAAAAGAATTAAACATCAAATTTACAGAAGTTAGCGTTTAAAATGGATGTTGTTTATGTACTAGATATTTTAGGAACTTTTGCTTTTGCGGTAAGTGGTGCCTTAGTAGCTTCTGATAAAAAGTTCGATTTATTTGGTGTAATTATAATTGCTTTTGTAACCGCGGTAGGTGGCGGAATGTTAAGAGATGTTTTAATAAATGCACATCCTATAAATTGGATTGCAGATCTAAATTATTTGTATGTAATTTTTACTGCTGTTGTATTTACATTTTTGTTTAAAAGTAAAATAGCATTTTTAAGTAGAA from Polaribacter marinaquae encodes the following:
- a CDS encoding thioesterase family protein — protein: MKDIFELNITVTSNDIDDLNHVNNVVYVKWMDKVAFEHWAYLTRNNPLPEYVWVVIKHEIEYLKQAVIGDVITVKTWVGETKGFKSERLMEFYKNKILLVKAKTVWGMLDAKSYKPSRIRENVLKVLQPVK
- a CDS encoding DEAD/DEAH box helicase, which gives rise to MASFSELGIKPSYIKSIKELGISKPTEIQEKAIPVLIKSKTDFIGLAQTGTGKTAAFGLPILHHIDAKSDYIQTLILSPTRELVQQIKKQLFKFTKFNEDKIFVEAVFGGEKIDRQINNLKRTTHIVVATPGRLIDLIERGDIDIRHVKTVVLDEADEMLSMGFKQDLNRILKFSSQSNRNTWLFSATMPEEIKRIIKTYMDANAPRIEVNKNALVNANIRHQFVKTTLKTKADDIVTFLEKRGTQRGIIFCRTKAGAQNLANFLIEEGFSAGALEGDMQQKERDKVMRAFKKENLQYLVSTDVSARGIDVSGLEFVIHHQLPEQLEYYTHRSGRTARAGNTGTSLAFILSNELDKVHQIQKELNIKFTEVSV